One genomic region from Nilaparvata lugens isolate BPH chromosome 3, ASM1435652v1, whole genome shotgun sequence encodes:
- the LOC111043716 gene encoding proton-coupled amino acid transporter-like protein pathetic isoform X2, producing MDQNGLDNKGFEKGYENGMEKTPSILTLQNNDNNFDTSSRLKLTKDSFPEKNGKKYPSKEESYDPFSNRDKSHATSSMGAFVHMVKSSLGTGILAMPGAFKNGGLIFGVIGTLLTGLICTHCVHMMVYCSQILSIRVKRPTLSFAETAEVSFQTGPPKYRFLASFAREMINVTLFCTYFFGNTVYIIFIARTFEQVIEGHAHFGWDVRVYIVLLAFVLVPLGIIRTLKYLVPFSAIATAFISFGLALTLYYTFSEMPSDVSNRDFIGTPLKIPLFFSTVLFAMEGIGTVLPIENSMNKPQQFLGCPGVLNGAMSIVVILYVVVGFFGYLRFGNATQATVTLNLPDSALAESVKILVALSVLLTYGLQFTVPSEIVWKRLGPRVSEDKQDMGYYIMRGSMIIGTVIVAIMLPSLAPIISLVGAICFSILGLFCPAVIEIITFWEEGYGKYQWKFYKNVFLIFLSIFSLVSGSYASILEILDAIKHGEL from the exons ATGGATCAAAATGGACTTGATAACAAAGGATTCGAAAAAGGATACGAGAATGGAATGGAAAAGACACCTTCAATATTGACACTACAAAACAATGATAACAACTTTGATACGTCTTCCAG ATTAAAATTGACGAAGGATTCATTTCcagaaaaaaatggaaaaaagtaTCCATCGAAGGAGGAATCCTATGATCCCTTCAGCAACCGAGACAAATCCCATGCCACCTC GAGTATGGGTGCATTCGTTCACATGGTCAAAAGTAGTCTTGGAACAGGAATATTGGCTATGCCTGGAGCTTTCAAAAACGGAGGTCTAATATTTGGAGTGATTGGTACTTTACTCACTGGTCTGATATGCACACATTGTGTTCATATGATG GTatactgttctcaaattctaTCAATACGCGTGAAAAGACCAACACTGTCTTTTGCAGAAACAGCAGAAGTATCTTTCCAAACTGGACCACCTAAGTATAGGTTCCTAGCTTCATTCGCAAG GGAAATGATAAATGTGACTTTGTTCTGTACTTATTTCTTTGGGAACACAGTGTACATTATCTTCATTGCAAGAACCTTTGAACAG GTAATAGAAGGACACGCTCATTTCGGATGGGATGTACGAGTGTACATTGTCTTACTGGCTTTCGTTCTGGTACCACTTGGCATCATAAGAACCCTGAAATACCTTGTGCCCTTCTCAGCCATAGCTACAGCTTTCATCTCTTTTGGACTGGCTCTTACACTGTACTACACATTCAGCGAGATGCCATCAGATGTGTCAAATCGTGATTTCATTGGAACCCCCTTGAAAATACCCCTGTTCTTCTCAACTGTTTTGTTCGCCATGGAAGGAATCGGCACT gtTCTGCCTATTGAAAACTCTATGAACAAGCCCCAACAATTTCTAGGATGTCCTGGTGTTTTGAATGGAGCTATGTCAATTGTTGTGATCCTGTACGTTGTTGTTGGATTTTTTGGCTATCTGAGGTTTGGCAATGCCACTCAAGCAACAGTTACCCTCAATCTCCCAGACAGCGC ACTTGCGGAAAGTGTGAAGATCCTTGTGGCTCTCAGTGTACTCCTTACTTATGGTCTACAATTCACAGTGCCAAGTGAGATTGTTTGGAAACGTTTAGGACCAAGAGTTAGTGAAGATAAGCAGGATATGGGATATTACATCATGCGAGGATCCATGATCATTGGAACAG TTATTGTTGCAATAATGCTGCCAAGCCTCGCTCCAATCATCTCTCTAGTCGGGGCAATATGCTTCTCAATACTGGGATTGTTCTGCCCGGCAGTCATCGAAATAATAACATTCTGGGAGGAAGGATACGGCAAATACCAATGGAAGTTctacaaaaatgtgtttctaATTTTCCTGTCAATATTCAGTTTGGTATCTGGATCATACGCCAGTATACTGGAAATACTTGACGCAATCAAACACGGTGAATTGTGA
- the LOC111043716 gene encoding proton-coupled amino acid transporter-like protein pathetic isoform X1 produces the protein MQLETFTEIMDQNGLDNKGFEKGYENGMEKTPSILTLQNNDNNFDTSSRLKLTKDSFPEKNGKKYPSKEESYDPFSNRDKSHATSSMGAFVHMVKSSLGTGILAMPGAFKNGGLIFGVIGTLLTGLICTHCVHMMVYCSQILSIRVKRPTLSFAETAEVSFQTGPPKYRFLASFAREMINVTLFCTYFFGNTVYIIFIARTFEQVIEGHAHFGWDVRVYIVLLAFVLVPLGIIRTLKYLVPFSAIATAFISFGLALTLYYTFSEMPSDVSNRDFIGTPLKIPLFFSTVLFAMEGIGTVLPIENSMNKPQQFLGCPGVLNGAMSIVVILYVVVGFFGYLRFGNATQATVTLNLPDSALAESVKILVALSVLLTYGLQFTVPSEIVWKRLGPRVSEDKQDMGYYIMRGSMIIGTVIVAIMLPSLAPIISLVGAICFSILGLFCPAVIEIITFWEEGYGKYQWKFYKNVFLIFLSIFSLVSGSYASILEILDAIKHGEL, from the exons ATGCAACTAGAG ACTTTCACCGAGATAATGGATCAAAATGGACTTGATAACAAAGGATTCGAAAAAGGATACGAGAATGGAATGGAAAAGACACCTTCAATATTGACACTACAAAACAATGATAACAACTTTGATACGTCTTCCAG ATTAAAATTGACGAAGGATTCATTTCcagaaaaaaatggaaaaaagtaTCCATCGAAGGAGGAATCCTATGATCCCTTCAGCAACCGAGACAAATCCCATGCCACCTC GAGTATGGGTGCATTCGTTCACATGGTCAAAAGTAGTCTTGGAACAGGAATATTGGCTATGCCTGGAGCTTTCAAAAACGGAGGTCTAATATTTGGAGTGATTGGTACTTTACTCACTGGTCTGATATGCACACATTGTGTTCATATGATG GTatactgttctcaaattctaTCAATACGCGTGAAAAGACCAACACTGTCTTTTGCAGAAACAGCAGAAGTATCTTTCCAAACTGGACCACCTAAGTATAGGTTCCTAGCTTCATTCGCAAG GGAAATGATAAATGTGACTTTGTTCTGTACTTATTTCTTTGGGAACACAGTGTACATTATCTTCATTGCAAGAACCTTTGAACAG GTAATAGAAGGACACGCTCATTTCGGATGGGATGTACGAGTGTACATTGTCTTACTGGCTTTCGTTCTGGTACCACTTGGCATCATAAGAACCCTGAAATACCTTGTGCCCTTCTCAGCCATAGCTACAGCTTTCATCTCTTTTGGACTGGCTCTTACACTGTACTACACATTCAGCGAGATGCCATCAGATGTGTCAAATCGTGATTTCATTGGAACCCCCTTGAAAATACCCCTGTTCTTCTCAACTGTTTTGTTCGCCATGGAAGGAATCGGCACT gtTCTGCCTATTGAAAACTCTATGAACAAGCCCCAACAATTTCTAGGATGTCCTGGTGTTTTGAATGGAGCTATGTCAATTGTTGTGATCCTGTACGTTGTTGTTGGATTTTTTGGCTATCTGAGGTTTGGCAATGCCACTCAAGCAACAGTTACCCTCAATCTCCCAGACAGCGC ACTTGCGGAAAGTGTGAAGATCCTTGTGGCTCTCAGTGTACTCCTTACTTATGGTCTACAATTCACAGTGCCAAGTGAGATTGTTTGGAAACGTTTAGGACCAAGAGTTAGTGAAGATAAGCAGGATATGGGATATTACATCATGCGAGGATCCATGATCATTGGAACAG TTATTGTTGCAATAATGCTGCCAAGCCTCGCTCCAATCATCTCTCTAGTCGGGGCAATATGCTTCTCAATACTGGGATTGTTCTGCCCGGCAGTCATCGAAATAATAACATTCTGGGAGGAAGGATACGGCAAATACCAATGGAAGTTctacaaaaatgtgtttctaATTTTCCTGTCAATATTCAGTTTGGTATCTGGATCATACGCCAGTATACTGGAAATACTTGACGCAATCAAACACGGTGAATTGTGA